The following are from one region of the Arachis duranensis cultivar V14167 chromosome 10, aradu.V14167.gnm2.J7QH, whole genome shotgun sequence genome:
- the LOC107468856 gene encoding probable methyltransferase At1g27930, which translates to MRNNRNSLPERRWFLGLAIVGLVGAAVFIVVMILTSDSSLICPTEPIYGEMPKAQARVQEDYNPTTIQLKAILHYATSRIVPQQSLAEIKISFDVLKSMGRPCNFLVFGLGHDSLMWASLNPGGTTLFLEEDPKWVQTVLKDAPSLRAHTVRYRTRLRDADQLLLSYRSEPACGPEGAHLRDNVECELALHNLPDQVYETEWDLVMIDAPRGYFLDAPGRMAAVYSVAVMARGRKGSGVTHVFLHDVDRRVEKVYAEEFLCRKYLVRGVGRLWHFQIPPSNDSHTSQSFC; encoded by the coding sequence ATGAGAAATAACAGGAATTCTCTACCAGAGAGAAGGTGGTTCCTAGGCCTGGCCATAGTGGGCCTGGTCGGAGCTGCAGTCTTCATAGTCGTAATGATCCTAACCTCCGACTCCTCCTTAATATGCCCGACGGAACCAATCTACGGTGAAATGCCCAAAGCCCAGGCCCGAGTCCAGGAAGACTACAACCCAACGACGATCCAGCTGAAGGCCATACTCCACTACGCCACGTCACGCATTGTCCCGCAACAATCTCTTGCAGAGATCAAGATCAGCTTCGACGTCCTCAAATCAATGGGCCGGCCATGCAACTTCCTGGTCTTCGGTCTGGGTCACGACTCCCTCATGTGGGCCTCCCTGAACCCGGGCGGAACAACTCTCTTCCTGGAAGAGGATCCTAAATGGGTTCAAACCGTACTCAAGGATGCCCCGTCCCTGCGGGCCCACACTGTCCGGTATCGCACGCGCCTAAGGGACGCGGACCAACTGCTCTTGTCTTACCGCTCCGAGCCCGCCTGCGGCCCGGAGGGGGCCCACTTACGTGACAACGTTGAGTGCGAGCTGGCTCTTCACAACCTCCCCGATCAGGTGTATGAGACAGAGTGGGATCTGGTGATGATCGACGCGCCTCGCGGATACTTCCTGGACGCGCCGGGGAGGATGGCGGCGGTGTACTCTGTGGCGGTCATGGCGAGAGGGAGAAAAGGATCCGGTGTGACGCACGTGTTCCTTCACGATGTTGATCGGAGGGTGGAGAAGGTTTATGCTGAGGAGTTTCTTTGTAGGAAGTATTTGGTGAGAGGTGTTGGCAGGCTTTGGCATTTTCAGATACCGCCTTCAAATGACTCTCATACTTCTCAAAGTTTCTGTTAA